Proteins encoded within one genomic window of Saccharopolyspora pogona:
- a CDS encoding site-specific integrase has product MQQVCQAVKKNQSVDSARTVRNILSGICGLAVRYKAMQVNPVRDMAPLEGRRKASRSLEADEMKDLLRKLDSSEVAIRHDLPDLARWYAGTGFRTGEALAVHWHHLDLDTGTVDWAGNLIRAKGTGNMINDGKTDVSERAIALPTWLVVMLRERRVRLAGRFGIEPDQLAGPVFPNTQGGLRDKHNTLARWRDFRSDAGYPWVTFRTFRRSVATVLDDAGLTARDIADQLGHSKVSTTQDVYMGRRVKSRKAAEALSRVGWFAE; this is encoded by the coding sequence TGCAACAGGTCTGCCAGGCGGTCAAGAAGAACCAGAGCGTTGACTCCGCCCGGACGGTGCGCAACATCCTCTCAGGAATCTGTGGCCTGGCGGTCCGGTACAAGGCCATGCAGGTCAATCCGGTTCGCGACATGGCGCCGCTCGAAGGCCGACGCAAGGCGTCTCGCTCACTCGAAGCTGACGAGATGAAGGACCTGTTGCGGAAGCTCGATAGCAGCGAGGTAGCGATCCGTCATGACCTGCCGGACCTCGCTCGCTGGTATGCCGGGACAGGCTTCCGGACCGGGGAGGCTCTCGCTGTCCACTGGCATCACCTCGACCTTGACACGGGCACCGTCGACTGGGCTGGGAACCTGATCCGCGCGAAGGGAACCGGCAACATGATCAACGACGGGAAGACGGACGTCTCCGAACGGGCTATTGCGCTGCCGACTTGGCTGGTGGTCATGCTTCGAGAGCGGCGTGTGAGGCTGGCTGGGCGGTTCGGTATCGAGCCGGACCAGCTGGCCGGGCCAGTGTTCCCGAACACCCAGGGCGGTCTTCGGGACAAGCACAACACGCTTGCCCGGTGGCGAGACTTCCGTTCGGATGCAGGGTACCCGTGGGTGACCTTCCGGACCTTCCGCCGGTCGGTGGCGACGGTGTTGGACGATGCCGGGTTGACGGCTCGGGACATCGCCGACCAGCTCGGGCACTCCAAGGTTTCGACGACTCAGGATGTCTACATGGGTCGCCGGGTGAAGAGCCGGAAGGCGGCCGAAGCGCTGAGCCGGGTTGGGTGGTTCGCTGAGTAA